One window from the genome of Halomicrobium zhouii encodes:
- a CDS encoding metallophosphoesterase family protein produces the protein MLVLGDAHAADPENRAALLAAYDDADADVAIQLGDLEWYDLPVPTWFIAGNNEDFDVVEAMRAGETPPGVTNAHLLASTATEIEGLRIAGLSGNFAPTRYDRARSDLVGERRRHFTHEDVERLAELDDIDLLLTHEAPNGLLSYGYDPGCDHVDDLVAAVDPDLVLVGHHHSHHETTVHGTRVVGLAPAWQCYYLLDPVDLTLQVRETPG, from the coding sequence ATGCTCGTGCTCGGCGACGCACACGCCGCCGACCCGGAGAACCGCGCGGCGCTGCTGGCCGCCTACGACGACGCCGACGCGGACGTGGCCATCCAGCTCGGCGATCTGGAGTGGTACGACCTGCCGGTACCGACGTGGTTCATCGCGGGTAACAACGAGGACTTCGACGTCGTCGAGGCGATGCGAGCGGGTGAGACGCCGCCAGGGGTCACCAACGCACACCTCCTGGCCAGTACCGCCACCGAGATCGAGGGACTGCGAATCGCGGGCCTCTCCGGTAACTTCGCACCGACGCGCTACGACAGGGCACGGAGCGACCTCGTCGGCGAGCGACGGCGCCACTTCACCCACGAGGACGTCGAGCGACTCGCCGAACTCGACGATATCGACCTCCTGCTCACCCACGAGGCACCGAACGGCCTCCTCTCCTACGGGTACGACCCGGGCTGTGACCACGTCGACGACCTCGTCGCCGCGGTCGACCCGGACCTCGTCCTCGTCGGCCACCACCACAGCCACCACGAGACGACGGTGCACGGCACGCGCGTCGTCGGCCTCGCCCCGGCCTGGCAGTGTTACTACCTGCTGGACCCCGTGGACCTGACCTTGCAGGTCCGCGAGACGCCCGGTTGA
- a CDS encoding 4a-hydroxytetrahydrobiopterin dehydratase, with protein MADLLSDDEIAAQLPDEWERDGDEITRTYEFDAYLDGVGFAAAAGGLAQEAFHHPEMTIGWREVEVRLTTHDEGGITGNDIDLAERFDEIYE; from the coding sequence ATGGCAGACCTGCTCTCCGACGACGAGATAGCGGCACAGCTACCCGACGAGTGGGAACGCGACGGCGACGAGATCACCCGAACGTACGAGTTCGACGCGTACCTCGACGGCGTCGGCTTCGCGGCCGCGGCCGGCGGCCTCGCTCAGGAAGCGTTCCACCACCCCGAGATGACTATCGGCTGGCGCGAGGTCGAGGTGCGCCTGACGACCCACGACGAGGGCGGCATCACCGGCAACGACATCGACCTGGCCGAACGGTTCGACGAGATCTACGAGTGA
- a CDS encoding MFS transporter — MNVAIPTMVAEYDTTVTAIQGAVALYSLVIAALILPAGTLPSRHSSRRVMAVALIVYAGGTLVAAISWNTTVLYIGWSFIEGSAAAVLFPLTFTVLTVSYEDEDRAKAFGLLAGVHGVGSTLGPIIGGALTTFASWRWGFTLQLVGVGIILFFVQYVSSKPLSETSSSLDRGGTVLSIVGATSLVVGFLLSGKYGWLLAKRPFFVGDVQLNPLGTSPAIWFLGVGLLAFAAFVQYERRLERAGKSPLVPLHVLTNRSFLSGVVTYNIRSIVSAGFMFVFPVYLQAVLGYTAFETGLALLPYSIASILFATLTTGWRTYVSPKTLIQVGIVCMGVGLVLLYEQTGPGQTIRRMLPPVALYGAGVGLIVAQIGNMTMSSVPTADSPEASGVLNISSSIGFSLGTAVIGSFFLGRFYGSVVDGVLRAEHESVSGAQRTELILALEDAAETATEATQQQFLRQLSPERRQLLAGIFEAAMFDAQRAALLLLVLLVLLLLVASTFLPRQIPEADERTDHPESSRDRQ, encoded by the coding sequence ATGAACGTGGCCATCCCCACGATGGTGGCTGAGTACGATACCACGGTCACCGCGATTCAGGGGGCGGTCGCACTCTACTCGCTGGTGATAGCCGCACTGATTCTCCCGGCCGGTACGCTGCCGTCTCGGCACAGCAGTCGGCGTGTAATGGCAGTCGCGCTTATCGTCTACGCCGGTGGGACGCTGGTGGCTGCCATTAGCTGGAATACGACGGTTCTCTACATCGGCTGGTCGTTCATCGAGGGGTCCGCGGCCGCCGTGTTATTTCCTCTGACGTTCACTGTGCTGACAGTCAGCTACGAAGACGAGGACCGGGCGAAGGCGTTCGGACTGTTGGCCGGCGTGCACGGGGTTGGCTCGACGCTCGGACCGATAATCGGTGGCGCACTAACCACGTTCGCGAGCTGGCGATGGGGGTTTACGCTCCAGCTCGTCGGTGTGGGGATTATCCTCTTCTTCGTTCAGTACGTGAGTTCGAAACCGCTATCGGAAACAAGCAGTTCGCTCGACAGGGGTGGGACAGTTCTGTCCATCGTCGGTGCGACGTCACTCGTTGTCGGATTCCTTCTCAGCGGGAAGTACGGTTGGTTGCTCGCGAAGCGACCGTTTTTCGTCGGCGACGTACAGCTCAATCCGCTCGGCACGTCACCGGCGATCTGGTTCCTCGGGGTCGGACTTCTCGCGTTCGCCGCGTTCGTTCAGTACGAACGCCGACTGGAACGTGCCGGGAAGTCGCCGCTCGTTCCGCTGCACGTCCTGACGAACCGCTCCTTTCTATCCGGTGTCGTCACGTACAACATCCGCTCGATAGTCTCGGCCGGCTTCATGTTCGTCTTCCCGGTCTATCTTCAGGCGGTACTCGGCTACACCGCCTTCGAAACCGGGCTCGCGTTGTTACCGTATTCCATCGCGTCGATCCTCTTTGCGACGCTCACGACTGGCTGGCGTACGTACGTCTCGCCGAAGACGCTTATCCAGGTCGGCATCGTCTGTATGGGCGTTGGACTGGTGCTGTTGTACGAACAGACGGGCCCCGGTCAGACGATACGCAGGATGCTTCCCCCAGTAGCGCTTTACGGGGCCGGTGTCGGTCTCATCGTGGCACAGATCGGTAACATGACGATGTCGTCCGTCCCCACCGCGGACTCCCCCGAGGCATCCGGCGTCCTGAACATCAGCAGCTCGATAGGATTCTCCCTGGGAACCGCAGTCATCGGCTCGTTTTTCCTCGGACGGTTCTACGGGAGTGTCGTCGATGGCGTCCTCCGAGCGGAACACGAGTCCGTTTCCGGAGCGCAACGAACTGAGCTGATACTAGCGCTCGAAGACGCAGCAGAGACGGCGACCGAAGCCACACAGCAGCAGTTCCTGCGCCAACTCAGTCCCGAACGACGACAGTTGTTAGCGGGTATCTTCGAGGCCGCGATGTTCGACGCGCAACGAGCGGCGCTGCTCCTACTAGTCCTGCTGGTGTTGCTCCTGCTTGTCGCATCGACGTTCTTGCCGCGCCAGATACCGGAAGCCGACGAACGAACCGACCACCCAGAATCATCCCGGGATCGTCAGTGA
- a CDS encoding HAD family hydrolase, with product MPRDDYDFWVFDLDGTLVDIEPSYPREVLTEVGDRLGVTFTDRDVTVLWYGMGGTREQCLRRHGVDPVTFWETFHEVEDPLARASATFLYDDVERFVGAIDGPVGLVTHCQEYLTDPVLDELDIGDWFDSVVCCTEEIGWKPDPGPVEQVMTDMGVGYNGHAGIPASGASGSSGGRRPAGVMAGDDADDVGAAWNAGLDAVHVERHDPHERGQCVMGDHRVTSFTELH from the coding sequence ATGCCCCGAGACGACTACGACTTCTGGGTGTTCGACCTGGACGGCACCCTGGTCGACATCGAGCCCTCCTACCCCCGCGAGGTCCTGACCGAGGTCGGCGACCGACTCGGCGTCACCTTCACGGACCGGGACGTGACCGTCCTCTGGTACGGTATGGGCGGCACGCGCGAGCAGTGCCTGCGCCGCCACGGCGTCGACCCGGTGACGTTCTGGGAGACGTTCCACGAGGTCGAGGACCCCCTCGCCCGCGCGTCCGCGACGTTCCTCTACGACGACGTCGAGCGCTTCGTCGGCGCCATCGACGGCCCCGTCGGCCTCGTCACCCACTGCCAGGAGTACCTCACCGACCCGGTGCTCGACGAACTCGACATCGGCGACTGGTTCGACTCGGTCGTCTGCTGTACCGAGGAGATCGGCTGGAAGCCCGATCCCGGCCCGGTCGAGCAGGTGATGACCGACATGGGCGTGGGGTACAACGGTCACGCGGGGATTCCCGCGAGCGGAGCGAGCGGGAGCTCGGGAGGCCGGAGGCCTGCCGGTGTCATGGCCGGTGACGACGCCGACGACGTCGGCGCGGCCTGGAACGCCGGCCTCGACGCGGTCCACGTCGAGCGTCACGACCCCCACGAGCGAGGCCAGTGCGTGATGGGTGACCACCGGGTCACAAGCTTCACCGAACTCCACTGA
- the lwrS gene encoding LWR-salt protein, with amino-acid sequence MTASDKHGDGAQASYVFRVRFRLEPGPPEVSVEPDSFETVLYREADRPGSDGWLFFRDNLWRGDLGDQAHFRELTEEALDVPVTAVSFRELQTDEAYLEDLKEAIAADLDLFNADGVSKVLLKYLGSSIRVE; translated from the coding sequence ATGACAGCTTCAGACAAGCATGGTGACGGCGCACAAGCCAGCTACGTCTTCCGCGTCCGGTTTCGGCTCGAACCGGGGCCGCCCGAGGTTTCGGTCGAGCCGGACAGCTTCGAGACGGTGCTCTACCGCGAGGCCGACCGGCCCGGCTCTGACGGCTGGCTCTTCTTCCGAGACAACCTCTGGCGTGGCGACCTGGGCGACCAGGCCCACTTCCGCGAACTGACCGAGGAGGCCCTGGACGTCCCTGTGACAGCGGTCTCCTTCCGGGAACTCCAGACCGACGAGGCGTATCTCGAGGACCTGAAGGAGGCGATCGCCGCCGACCTCGACCTGTTCAACGCCGACGGCGTCTCGAAGGTGCTGTTGAAGTATCTCGGTAGTTCGATCCGCGTCGAGTAA
- a CDS encoding pyridoxamine 5'-phosphate oxidase family protein codes for MTEFRGAWSEEEIESFLHETTIPIRIATRRSDGSLWPVTVWYRYRDGYFECATQARADLVAILRNDPGVGFDVSTNDVPYRGIRGSGVATVSRDGGRDVLRELVQRYLGGTESSLARYLLSDDRDEVRIRIDPREIYSWDYTERMRGV; via the coding sequence ATGACCGAGTTCCGTGGCGCCTGGTCCGAGGAGGAGATCGAGTCCTTCCTGCACGAGACGACGATCCCCATCCGGATCGCCACTCGGCGGTCGGATGGGTCGCTGTGGCCCGTCACCGTGTGGTACCGGTACCGCGACGGGTACTTCGAGTGTGCGACGCAGGCGAGGGCCGACCTGGTGGCCATCCTCCGAAACGACCCGGGCGTCGGATTCGACGTCTCGACGAACGACGTTCCGTACCGCGGGATCCGTGGGAGTGGCGTCGCCACCGTCTCGCGCGACGGCGGCCGTGACGTCCTGCGCGAACTCGTCCAGCGCTACCTCGGCGGGACCGAGTCGTCACTGGCCAGGTACCTGCTCAGTGACGACCGCGACGAGGTCAGGATCCGGATCGATCCGCGTGAGATCTACAGCTGGGACTACACCGAGCGAATGAGAGGCGTCTGA
- a CDS encoding AI-2E family transporter translates to MDSSRGFLLLVVTALLALSALFVLPFLQYFLLAVVLAYVLAPVQARAEQWASPRIAAGAVVALASVAVILPLVVVTRAVAADAAALVEGVQQGGESVAELEAAIEALVGADISFSELLQSVVSNGGSEAFGSILGVFGAVTHAVIGLGLTIFLLYYFLKDGDDFVAWLRWVLPLPADVLDELFDAIDDITWAVLAGHVFIAIVQGAIAGLGLFAVGIPNALFWTSVMIVLALLPIVGSFLVWGPSSVYLVLVGRPVPAALLFAYGTIIVGISDDYLRPVVVDRYARLNPSVIILGVVGGLYAIGFMGLFVGPIIIGALRATLDVYREQYAPEVDG, encoded by the coding sequence ATGGATTCGAGCCGGGGATTTCTCCTCCTCGTCGTCACCGCCCTCCTCGCGCTCTCCGCGCTGTTCGTCCTTCCGTTCCTCCAGTACTTCCTGCTCGCCGTCGTCCTCGCGTACGTGCTCGCACCCGTACAGGCACGTGCCGAGCAGTGGGCGAGTCCGCGCATCGCCGCGGGGGCCGTCGTCGCCCTCGCGAGCGTCGCGGTCATCCTCCCGCTGGTCGTCGTGACGCGCGCCGTCGCCGCGGACGCGGCGGCCCTGGTCGAGGGCGTCCAGCAGGGCGGTGAGAGCGTCGCGGAACTCGAGGCGGCCATCGAAGCGCTGGTCGGCGCCGATATCTCCTTCAGCGAGCTGCTCCAGTCGGTCGTGAGCAACGGCGGGTCCGAGGCGTTCGGCAGTATCCTCGGCGTCTTCGGTGCGGTGACCCACGCCGTCATCGGGCTCGGACTCACCATCTTCCTGCTGTACTACTTCCTGAAGGACGGCGACGACTTCGTCGCCTGGCTCCGGTGGGTCCTGCCGCTCCCGGCCGACGTCCTCGACGAGCTGTTCGACGCGATCGACGACATCACCTGGGCCGTCCTCGCCGGCCACGTCTTCATCGCCATCGTGCAGGGCGCCATCGCGGGACTCGGCCTCTTCGCCGTCGGTATTCCGAACGCCCTGTTCTGGACGTCGGTGATGATCGTCCTGGCGCTCCTCCCGATCGTCGGATCCTTCCTCGTCTGGGGGCCTTCGTCGGTGTACCTCGTCCTCGTCGGGCGACCCGTGCCGGCCGCGTTGCTGTTCGCCTACGGAACCATCATCGTCGGGATCTCGGACGACTACCTCCGCCCGGTCGTCGTCGACCGGTACGCCCGCCTCAACCCGAGCGTCATCATCCTCGGCGTCGTCGGCGGCCTCTACGCCATCGGGTTCATGGGCCTGTTCGTGGGTCCGATCATCATCGGCGCGCTCCGGGCCACCCTCGACGTCTACCGCGAACAGTACGCGCCCGAGGTCGACGGCTGA
- a CDS encoding DUF4382 domain-containing protein: MRKTDDDATTSRRAYLQAAGTVGLASTVGLAGCSGLTGSATGTLATTVKDAPGDISDFESCVVTIEGIWLKPGEGDESDGGDDGEGSGEDSDDEAATETDADGVTTQDADDVDESDGREYHEFDEPVEADLVKLQDGNSQLVDDREIETGSYAFLQLDVSNVEGTLADGGEAEVDTPGNAPLQFKEAFEVREGQRTTFVADFTPVKRGRTGKYLFQPVASGTEVRYEDVTETETSD, encoded by the coding sequence ATGCGAAAAACAGACGACGACGCGACGACGAGCCGACGAGCGTATCTCCAGGCGGCAGGCACAGTCGGGCTCGCAAGCACGGTCGGCCTGGCCGGCTGCTCGGGCCTGACCGGATCGGCCACGGGCACGCTCGCGACGACGGTGAAGGACGCACCGGGCGACATCTCGGACTTCGAATCCTGTGTCGTTACGATCGAGGGCATCTGGCTCAAGCCCGGCGAGGGCGACGAGAGTGATGGCGGCGACGACGGCGAAGGGAGCGGCGAGGACAGCGACGACGAGGCGGCAACCGAAACCGACGCGGACGGCGTGACGACCCAGGACGCCGACGACGTCGACGAGAGCGACGGCCGCGAGTACCACGAGTTCGACGAGCCGGTGGAAGCGGACCTCGTGAAGCTCCAGGACGGCAACTCGCAGCTCGTCGACGACCGCGAGATCGAGACGGGAAGCTACGCGTTCCTCCAGCTCGACGTCTCGAACGTCGAGGGGACGCTCGCCGACGGTGGCGAGGCCGAGGTGGACACGCCCGGGAACGCCCCGCTCCAGTTCAAGGAGGCCTTCGAGGTCCGCGAGGGCCAGCGGACGACGTTCGTCGCCGACTTCACGCCAGTCAAACGAGGTCGGACCGGGAAGTACCTCTTCCAGCCGGTCGCGAGCGGGACCGAGGTCCGGTACGAGGACGTCACCGAGACGGAAACCAGCGACTAG
- a CDS encoding uracil-xanthine permease family protein translates to MSTASDGNDDAGDDDESFVAFGIDDRPSLPKSMVLGMQHYLTMVGANVAVPLILAGAMEMPTGVTARFVGTFFVVSGIATLAQTTFGNRYPLVQGAPFSMLAPALAIVATVTVLPGEVGWQVKLQALQGAIIVAALTEVAIGYFGIVGKLRRFLSPVVIAPTITLIGLALFNVGQVTSAGNNWWLLGLTLLLIVGFSQYLDSYSQLFRLFPVILGVVIAWLVAAVLSVTGFYTPDTTGYVALGAITDARLLLPIYPFQWGMPTFNAAFVIGMFAGVLASIVESIGDYHAVARLTGNGMPSERRLNHGIGMEGLMNVFSGIMGTGGSTSYSENIGAIGLTGVASRYVVQIGAVIMLVFGFVGYFGQLVATIPDPIVGGLFVAMFAQIVAVGLSNLRYVDLDSSRNVFVVGFALFVGLAVPEYMANVGSIGAFREGLAAVPVAGAVVGQQVVADTVYVIGTTGMAVGGLAALVLDNTIPGTREERGLAEWDDIAEDEGAFQPVWYQWFGFGDDSVASDDAESGRGGR, encoded by the coding sequence ATGAGTACAGCGTCCGACGGGAACGACGACGCGGGGGACGACGACGAGTCATTCGTGGCGTTCGGGATCGACGACCGACCATCGCTGCCGAAGTCGATGGTCCTCGGGATGCAACACTACCTGACGATGGTCGGTGCGAACGTCGCAGTGCCGCTCATCCTGGCGGGGGCGATGGAGATGCCGACCGGCGTGACCGCGCGGTTCGTCGGCACCTTCTTCGTCGTCTCCGGGATCGCGACGCTGGCACAGACCACGTTCGGGAACCGCTACCCGCTCGTCCAGGGGGCGCCGTTCTCGATGCTGGCGCCGGCGCTCGCCATCGTCGCGACCGTCACCGTCCTGCCGGGCGAGGTCGGCTGGCAGGTCAAGTTGCAGGCGCTCCAGGGCGCCATCATCGTCGCCGCGCTGACGGAAGTCGCCATCGGCTACTTCGGCATCGTCGGCAAGCTACGCAGATTCCTCTCGCCGGTCGTCATCGCTCCGACGATCACCCTGATCGGGCTGGCGCTGTTCAACGTCGGCCAGGTCACCAGTGCAGGGAACAACTGGTGGCTCCTCGGGCTGACGCTCCTGCTGATCGTCGGCTTCTCGCAGTATCTCGACAGCTACTCCCAGCTGTTTCGCCTCTTCCCCGTCATCCTCGGCGTCGTCATCGCCTGGCTCGTCGCAGCCGTCCTCTCCGTGACCGGGTTCTACACGCCCGATACGACGGGCTACGTCGCGCTCGGAGCGATCACCGACGCTCGACTGCTCCTTCCCATCTACCCGTTCCAGTGGGGGATGCCGACGTTCAACGCCGCCTTCGTCATCGGCATGTTCGCCGGCGTACTTGCCTCCATCGTCGAGAGCATCGGCGACTACCACGCCGTCGCGCGGCTCACCGGCAACGGGATGCCCAGCGAGCGCCGGCTGAACCACGGCATCGGGATGGAGGGGCTGATGAACGTCTTCTCGGGCATCATGGGGACGGGCGGGTCGACCTCCTACTCCGAGAACATCGGCGCCATCGGCCTGACCGGCGTCGCCTCGCGCTACGTCGTCCAGATCGGTGCGGTCATCATGCTCGTGTTCGGCTTCGTCGGCTACTTCGGCCAGCTGGTCGCGACCATCCCCGACCCCATCGTCGGCGGCCTCTTCGTCGCGATGTTCGCCCAGATCGTCGCCGTCGGGCTCTCGAACCTCCGGTACGTCGATCTCGACTCCTCGCGGAACGTCTTCGTCGTCGGCTTCGCACTGTTCGTCGGCCTCGCCGTCCCGGAGTACATGGCCAACGTCGGCTCGATCGGTGCGTTCCGGGAGGGCCTGGCGGCGGTTCCGGTCGCCGGCGCGGTCGTCGGCCAGCAGGTGGTCGCCGACACCGTCTACGTCATCGGGACCACCGGCATGGCCGTCGGCGGCCTCGCGGCGCTCGTGCTCGACAACACGATTCCGGGCACGCGCGAAGAGCGCGGCCTCGCCGAGTGGGACGACATCGCCGAGGACGAGGGCGCCTTCCAGCCCGTCTGGTACCAGTGGTTCGGCTTCGGCGACGACTCGGTCGCGAGCGACGACGCCGAGAGCGGTCGCGGCGGTCGGTGA
- a CDS encoding CPBP family intramembrane glutamic endopeptidase: MDAFPDTDGPLERRRLGLFVTFAFGIAWATAGYIYASGGLTDSPTVVEAGPLSLTLAGILLPTAYMFAPGIANVLTRVLTREGWDDLGLSVGFFDHWRAYVAAWFAPGVLTALGAALYFAVFPQYFDPAAESFASAAAGGADVGMSPLALVALTVGAAVVINPLVNAVFGFGEEFGWRAYLLPKLAPLGLQGAVVVQGLIWGAWHWPLIAMGYEYGFDYGGFPWVGFVVFLAFALAAGTFLAWLTLRTGSVWPASLGHGAINATAVVAVVFARGDPDYLLGPLPMGVVSVLPWLALAGYLLSRMEDGAPAARSTSGVPPASSADE, encoded by the coding sequence ATGGACGCGTTCCCCGACACCGACGGCCCTCTCGAACGGCGTCGGCTCGGTCTGTTCGTGACGTTCGCCTTCGGCATCGCCTGGGCGACGGCGGGCTACATCTACGCAAGCGGCGGCCTCACGGACAGTCCGACCGTCGTCGAGGCCGGGCCGCTCTCGCTCACGCTGGCTGGGATACTGCTCCCGACCGCCTACATGTTCGCGCCCGGTATCGCCAACGTTCTCACGCGCGTACTCACCCGCGAGGGGTGGGACGACCTCGGGCTATCCGTCGGCTTCTTCGACCACTGGCGGGCGTACGTCGCCGCCTGGTTCGCGCCGGGCGTCCTCACCGCACTCGGCGCGGCGCTGTACTTCGCCGTCTTCCCGCAGTACTTCGACCCAGCGGCGGAGTCCTTCGCGTCGGCCGCGGCCGGCGGCGCCGACGTCGGGATGTCGCCGCTCGCCCTCGTCGCCCTCACCGTCGGCGCAGCGGTCGTGATCAACCCGCTGGTCAATGCCGTCTTCGGCTTCGGCGAGGAGTTCGGCTGGCGGGCCTATCTCCTCCCGAAACTCGCGCCGCTTGGCCTCCAAGGCGCCGTCGTCGTCCAGGGACTGATCTGGGGCGCGTGGCACTGGCCACTCATCGCGATGGGGTACGAGTACGGCTTCGACTACGGCGGCTTCCCCTGGGTCGGATTCGTCGTCTTCCTGGCGTTCGCCCTCGCGGCGGGCACGTTCCTCGCGTGGCTCACCCTGCGGACCGGCAGCGTCTGGCCCGCCTCGCTGGGTCACGGCGCCATCAACGCTACCGCCGTCGTCGCCGTCGTCTTCGCCCGCGGGGACCCCGACTACCTGCTGGGGCCGCTCCCGATGGGAGTCGTCTCCGTCCTCCCGTGGCTCGCGCTGGCGGGCTACCTGCTGTCCAGGATGGAGGACGGTGCGCCGGCGGCGCGTTCGACGAGCGGCGTCCCGCCCGCAAGTTCGGCCGACGAGTAG